The following coding sequences lie in one Leucobacter allii genomic window:
- a CDS encoding LysR family transcriptional regulator — translation MTLTQLRAFLVSAMSGSFTAAAEELGTTQPTVSELVRKLEVETGLALFVRGGRRLKLTPAGEELLPWAQRTVDAADGGTSALQALRGITGGTVSIGVLRNAAYYFLPELIDRFRREHPGVRLRAVGQNSAEVAAGVRSGDLEAGLVVLPIDDEGLEVSPLMRDEVLWVGRAEAARGRPMTIEEVAATEMIVYDAHYGWTDPTRRQLAERAQRAGVRLEPVIEVEAVGPALELVRRGAGETLVSSAVAASPTFPEGLGTVPFDPPLFDTIAVISRAGSTLAPATAELIRVAAEMVRRLGGEL, via the coding sequence ATGACACTGACGCAACTGCGCGCCTTCCTCGTCTCGGCGATGAGCGGATCCTTCACGGCGGCCGCCGAGGAGCTGGGGACGACCCAGCCGACCGTCTCCGAGCTCGTGCGCAAGCTCGAGGTCGAGACCGGGCTCGCCCTCTTCGTCCGCGGCGGCCGTCGCCTGAAGCTCACCCCCGCGGGCGAGGAGCTCCTCCCGTGGGCGCAGCGCACGGTCGACGCCGCCGACGGCGGCACCTCGGCCCTGCAGGCGCTGCGCGGGATCACCGGCGGCACGGTCTCGATCGGCGTGCTCCGCAACGCCGCGTACTACTTCCTCCCCGAGCTCATCGACCGCTTCCGCCGGGAGCACCCCGGCGTGCGGCTGCGGGCGGTCGGGCAGAACTCGGCCGAGGTCGCGGCGGGCGTCCGCTCCGGCGATCTCGAGGCGGGCCTCGTCGTGCTCCCGATCGACGACGAGGGGCTCGAGGTGTCGCCGCTCATGCGCGACGAGGTGCTCTGGGTGGGGCGGGCCGAGGCCGCGCGCGGGCGCCCGATGACGATCGAGGAGGTCGCCGCGACGGAGATGATCGTCTACGACGCGCACTACGGCTGGACCGACCCGACGCGCCGCCAGCTCGCCGAGCGCGCGCAGCGGGCCGGCGTGCGGCTCGAACCCGTGATCGAGGTCGAGGCCGTCGGGCCGGCGCTCGAGCTCGTCCGGCGCGGCGCCGGGGAGACCCTGGTCTCGAGCGCCGTGGCGGCGAGCCCGACCTTCCCTGAGGGGCTGGGCACCGTCCCGTTCGATCCGCCCCTCTTCGACACGATCGCGGTGATCTCGCGCGCCGGATCCACGCTCGCGCCGGCGACCGCCGAGCTCATCCGAGTGGCCGCGGAGATGGTGCGGCGACTCGGGGGCGAGCTCTGA
- a CDS encoding magnesium and cobalt transport protein CorA, translating into MTLQDRDAPGAGRAGRIPAQPRAAGRRLGSHGPGAQILARRIRGGVPGELSVVPDFAAAFAVAGGGPAAGAPAAGVPAAGSPAAGSAVSGSAVADVPAAGIRTGSAHPAAGPRTAPVDMAWLALVHPDPETIAELASAWELHPLLVEDLLHAGQRPKVERYGDVLFLVLKSAHYDDAREDVEFSEFHVLVRPDAIAIVCQDGRFIDGTPIPDRIDGSAERAITGRAPQLTDRALLELGPEAAAYRLLDAVVDRCFPALDGLQIDREQIERQVFSGDAAAAARIYHLSQEVIDMLHTSAALTRVANRLGRGADKYAIPEELQTYLQDVADHLARVSSETVELRDALSQILTVNATLVAQRQNEDMKKISGWAAILFAPTLIAAVYGMNFDIMPELHWAAGYPIAVGAMIGFAGLLYGLFRWKKWM; encoded by the coding sequence ATGACGCTTCAGGATCGCGATGCGCCGGGCGCGGGGCGCGCCGGGCGCATCCCGGCGCAGCCGAGAGCCGCCGGACGGCGCCTCGGATCGCACGGCCCGGGCGCGCAGATCCTGGCCAGGCGCATCCGCGGCGGCGTTCCCGGGGAACTGTCGGTGGTGCCGGATTTCGCCGCGGCGTTCGCGGTCGCCGGCGGCGGCCCGGCTGCGGGTGCGCCGGCAGCGGGTGTGCCGGCCGCCGGATCGCCGGCGGCGGGGTCAGCGGTGTCGGGATCCGCGGTGGCCGACGTTCCGGCTGCGGGGATCCGCACGGGGTCGGCGCACCCTGCTGCCGGACCCCGGACGGCCCCTGTCGACATGGCGTGGCTGGCGCTCGTGCATCCCGATCCCGAGACGATCGCGGAGCTCGCGTCCGCCTGGGAGCTGCATCCGCTGCTCGTCGAGGACCTGCTGCACGCCGGGCAGCGCCCGAAGGTCGAGCGCTACGGCGACGTCCTCTTCCTCGTGCTGAAGTCGGCGCACTACGACGATGCGCGCGAGGACGTCGAGTTCAGCGAGTTCCACGTGCTCGTCCGTCCGGACGCGATCGCGATCGTCTGCCAGGACGGGCGGTTCATCGACGGCACCCCGATCCCGGACCGGATCGACGGCTCCGCCGAGCGCGCCATCACCGGGCGCGCCCCGCAGCTCACCGATCGTGCACTGCTGGAGCTCGGCCCGGAGGCGGCCGCCTACCGTCTGCTCGACGCCGTCGTGGACCGCTGCTTCCCCGCCCTCGACGGGCTGCAGATCGACCGCGAGCAGATCGAGCGCCAGGTGTTCAGCGGGGACGCTGCGGCGGCGGCGCGCATCTACCACCTCAGCCAGGAGGTGATCGACATGCTGCACACGAGCGCCGCGCTCACGCGCGTGGCGAACCGCCTGGGACGCGGGGCGGACAAGTACGCGATCCCCGAGGAGCTGCAGACCTATCTGCAGGACGTCGCGGACCACCTCGCGCGCGTGAGCTCGGAGACCGTCGAGCTGCGCGACGCGCTGTCGCAGATCCTCACCGTGAACGCGACGCTCGTCGCGCAGCGGCAGAACGAGGACATGAAGAAGATCTCGGGCTGGGCGGCGATCCTCTTCGCGCCCACGCTCATCGCCGCCGTCTACGGCATGAACTTCGACATCATGCCCGAGCTGCACTGGGCCGCGGGCTACCCGATCGCCGTCGGGGCGATGATCGGCTTCGCCGGCCTGCTGTACGGGCTCTTCCGCTGGAAGAAGTGGATGTAG
- a CDS encoding dihydrofolate reductase family protein yields MGASARTGRIVIDLFTTLDGVAQAPGGPEEDPRGGFRFGGWQAPIDDDMVGGAVLDYVGRMDALLLGRRTYEIFAGYWPLHADNPVGRTFNAVPKYLASRDPAVPAPWAGTTRVGDDLAAELDALRERHREIHVVGSIDLVQTLVAERLFDELCLWVYPIVLGEGRTVFPAGAAPTNLRLIEPPRSGDAGAVQLRYAPLPGAPGTGVMPEPQDPA; encoded by the coding sequence ATGGGAGCATCGGCGCGCACCGGGCGCATCGTCATCGATCTGTTCACCACGCTCGACGGCGTCGCTCAGGCCCCGGGCGGTCCCGAGGAGGATCCGCGCGGCGGGTTCCGCTTCGGCGGCTGGCAGGCCCCGATCGACGACGACATGGTCGGAGGCGCGGTGCTCGACTACGTCGGGCGGATGGACGCGCTGCTGCTCGGCCGGCGCACCTACGAGATCTTCGCCGGCTACTGGCCCCTGCACGCGGACAACCCGGTCGGGCGCACCTTCAACGCCGTGCCCAAGTACCTCGCGTCCCGCGATCCCGCGGTGCCCGCGCCCTGGGCCGGCACCACGCGGGTCGGCGACGACCTGGCCGCCGAGCTCGACGCGCTGCGGGAGCGCCACCGCGAGATCCACGTGGTCGGGAGCATCGACCTGGTGCAGACCCTGGTCGCCGAGCGACTGTTCGACGAACTCTGCCTCTGGGTGTACCCGATCGTGCTCGGCGAGGGGCGCACCGTCTTCCCCGCGGGAGCGGCGCCCACGAACCTCCGCCTCATCGAGCCCCCGAGGAGCGGCGACGCGGGGGCGGTGCAGCTGCGGTACGCCCCGCTGCCCGGCGCCCCCGGGACGGGGGTCATGCCGGAGCCGCAGGACCCGGCCTAG
- a CDS encoding MFS transporter has protein sequence MGIGLVDPILPAISAELDASPSQTMLLFTSYLFVTGAAMFFTSWVSSRIGVKRTLIAGLVLVVVFAALAGASGSVDAIIGFRAGWGLGNALFISTALAAIVGAASGGSRQAIVLYEAALGVGLAAGPLVGGALGSISWRGPFFGTAALMGIALIAILALLRQPRNAPAPAKVSILAGFRALRTPALLALALVALFYNFGFFVLLAYSPYPMEAAAARHGLEFGAHELGLVFFGWGLALAITSVLVAPVLTRRLGLRPVLFSMLGGLTVCLVLLGVFVENLTGLVVVVIVSGLLLGVMNTALTEAVMEATDLPRNVASSTYSGVRFMGGAVAPAVAGPIAEALGAGAPYWVGAVSVLVSMLVLGVAGRTLAHIGRSHESAAGEAEAIAAGDA, from the coding sequence ATGGGCATCGGACTCGTCGACCCGATCCTGCCCGCCATCAGCGCCGAACTCGACGCCTCGCCGAGCCAGACGATGCTGCTCTTCACGAGCTATCTCTTCGTCACGGGCGCCGCCATGTTCTTCACGAGCTGGGTATCGAGCCGCATCGGCGTGAAGCGGACCCTCATCGCGGGCCTGGTGCTCGTGGTCGTCTTCGCCGCGCTCGCCGGGGCCTCGGGCTCCGTCGATGCGATCATCGGGTTCCGGGCGGGCTGGGGCCTCGGCAACGCCCTCTTCATCTCGACCGCGCTCGCCGCCATCGTCGGCGCGGCGTCCGGCGGCTCCCGGCAGGCGATCGTGCTCTACGAGGCGGCGCTCGGGGTGGGGCTCGCCGCCGGCCCGCTCGTCGGCGGCGCGCTCGGCAGCATCTCCTGGCGCGGGCCGTTCTTCGGCACCGCCGCGCTCATGGGCATCGCGCTCATCGCGATCCTGGCCCTGCTGCGGCAGCCCCGGAACGCGCCGGCGCCCGCGAAGGTGTCGATCCTCGCCGGATTCCGGGCGCTGCGCACCCCCGCCCTGCTCGCGCTCGCGCTCGTCGCGCTCTTCTACAACTTCGGATTCTTCGTGCTGCTCGCCTACAGCCCGTACCCGATGGAGGCGGCGGCCGCGCGTCACGGCCTCGAATTCGGGGCGCACGAGCTCGGCCTCGTCTTCTTCGGCTGGGGACTCGCCCTCGCGATCACCTCGGTGCTCGTCGCGCCGGTGCTCACCCGTCGCCTCGGCCTGCGCCCCGTGCTCTTCTCGATGCTCGGCGGGCTCACCGTCTGCCTCGTCCTCCTCGGCGTCTTCGTCGAGAACCTCACCGGACTCGTCGTGGTCGTCATCGTGAGCGGCCTGCTGCTCGGCGTGATGAACACCGCGCTCACTGAGGCCGTCATGGAGGCCACGGACCTTCCGCGCAACGTCGCCTCGTCGACGTACTCGGGCGTGCGCTTCATGGGCGGGGCCGTCGCCCCGGCCGTCGCCGGACCCATCGCCGAGGCGCTCGGAGCGGGCGCGCCCTACTGGGTCGGCGCCGTCTCCGTGCTGGTGTCGATGCTCGTGCTCGGCGTCGCCGGGCGGACGCTCGCGCATATCGGGCGCTCGCACGAGAGCGCCGCGGGGGAGGCGGAGGCGATCGCCGCGGGAGACGCCTGA
- a CDS encoding nitrilase-related carbon-nitrogen hydrolase, which translates to MTGGDESSVRMRCAQLAPVIGDLAGNAERIEREIARAVAEGVELLVLPELATSGYALSTEEARAAARRPDDAMFSRWAGMLGERLTVVLGFCEAGEEPGEEVATVYNSALILTPGTAPVAYRKLHLWDTEKLVFTPGSAPAPVVETPFGGLGVCICYDLEFPEMPRSLALRGADVIAVPTNWPLLAHPAGEHAPEVVQAMAAARASGVAIACCDRAGEERGIAWTEGTCIVGTDGWIAAEAGSGGGPARADATIPLPAERRSISTRNHLFADRAPRHYDPRLTA; encoded by the coding sequence ATGACCGGCGGCGACGAGAGCTCAGTACGGATGCGCTGCGCGCAGCTGGCGCCCGTGATCGGCGACCTCGCGGGCAACGCGGAGCGCATCGAGCGGGAGATCGCCCGCGCCGTCGCCGAGGGCGTCGAGCTGCTCGTGCTCCCCGAGCTCGCGACGAGCGGCTACGCGCTCAGCACCGAGGAGGCGCGGGCCGCCGCTCGGCGACCGGACGACGCGATGTTCTCGCGCTGGGCCGGCATGCTCGGCGAGCGCCTCACGGTGGTCCTCGGATTCTGCGAGGCCGGCGAGGAGCCGGGCGAGGAGGTCGCGACGGTCTACAACAGCGCCCTGATCCTCACCCCGGGCACCGCCCCCGTCGCGTACCGCAAGCTGCACCTGTGGGACACCGAGAAGCTCGTCTTCACCCCGGGCAGCGCCCCCGCCCCGGTCGTCGAGACGCCCTTCGGCGGCCTCGGCGTCTGCATCTGCTACGACCTCGAGTTCCCCGAGATGCCGCGCTCCCTCGCGCTCCGCGGCGCCGACGTCATCGCCGTCCCCACCAACTGGCCGCTCCTCGCCCACCCCGCGGGCGAGCACGCGCCCGAGGTCGTCCAGGCCATGGCCGCGGCCCGCGCCTCCGGCGTCGCGATCGCCTGCTGCGATCGGGCCGGCGAGGAGCGCGGCATCGCGTGGACCGAGGGCACGTGCATCGTCGGCACGGACGGCTGGATCGCGGCCGAGGCCGGATCCGGCGGCGGCCCGGCCCGCGCCGACGCGACGATCCCGCTCCCCGCCGAGCGCCGCAGCATCAGCACCCGCAACCACCTCTTCGCGGACCGCGCGCCGCGGCACTACGACCCGCGACTCACCGCCTGA
- a CDS encoding MarR family winged helix-turn-helix transcriptional regulator: protein MRDTSAESDSGADALALDLTRVTGRFSRIAGRVAGGGYSLIAWRVLAELEHAGAARISTLAHQQRVAQPSMTGLVQRLEGEGWASRAPDPEDGRATLVSVTAEGRAALDAYRADAADRVRPHLEALSAFDRATLARAAELMDELGDRIDDPSG, encoded by the coding sequence ATGAGAGACACGAGTGCAGAGAGTGATTCGGGTGCCGATGCGCTCGCGCTCGACCTCACACGCGTCACCGGACGCTTCTCGCGCATCGCCGGCCGGGTCGCCGGCGGGGGATACTCGCTGATCGCCTGGCGCGTGCTCGCCGAGCTCGAGCATGCGGGGGCCGCGCGCATCAGCACGCTCGCGCATCAGCAGCGGGTCGCCCAGCCCTCCATGACGGGGCTCGTGCAGCGGCTCGAGGGGGAAGGGTGGGCGAGCCGTGCTCCGGACCCGGAGGACGGCCGGGCCACCCTCGTCTCGGTGACCGCCGAAGGGCGGGCCGCCCTCGACGCGTACCGCGCCGACGCGGCCGACCGTGTGCGCCCCCATCTCGAAGCGCTCTCCGCGTTCGACCGTGCCACGCTCGCCCGCGCGGCCGAGCTCATGGACGAGCTCGGCGACCGCATCGACGACCCCTCCGGGTAG
- the hisD gene encoding histidinol dehydrogenase — protein MLSSPEVLASLSGRFTRLKTPGVDAPAAQRDPAVVSRVSEILLDIQRNGLDAVARYARELDRWEGGGFELTAETIRTSGDRLDPALREAIELGSERTQAFAREQRAHLGDFEVELAPGLRTGVRYVPVSRVGAYLPAGRFPLTASAFMTVGVAKAAGVPTVVACTPPQPSGGANDAVVYAAHLSGADRIYVLGGVQALAAMAYGLLDELPVDMIVGAGNAFVAEAKRQLFGTVAIDLLAGPSEVAVLADGTADPVLVAADLLGQAEHGPNSPAALVTTSAELGAAVAEEVERQLADLSTAEIAGPAWRDYGSITIAEDADTAIALMDDLAPEHLEVLTADDDYFHDRLRNYGSIFLGPWSTVAYSDKGMAGTNHVLPTAGGAKHSAGLSVSRFLKPLTYQRIAREATPLLAPAVETISNSEAMAAHAATARLRRERL, from the coding sequence ATGCTCTCCTCACCTGAAGTCCTCGCGTCCCTCTCGGGCCGTTTCACCCGTCTCAAGACCCCGGGCGTCGACGCCCCCGCGGCGCAGCGCGATCCCGCCGTGGTGTCGCGCGTCTCCGAGATCCTGCTCGACATCCAGCGGAACGGCCTCGACGCGGTCGCCCGGTACGCTCGGGAGCTCGATCGCTGGGAGGGCGGCGGCTTCGAGCTCACCGCGGAGACCATCCGCACGAGCGGCGACCGACTGGACCCCGCGCTGCGCGAGGCCATCGAGCTCGGCTCCGAGCGCACGCAGGCCTTCGCTCGGGAGCAGCGGGCGCACCTCGGCGATTTCGAGGTCGAGCTCGCCCCCGGCCTCCGCACGGGCGTGCGCTACGTCCCGGTATCCCGCGTCGGCGCCTATCTCCCCGCCGGGCGCTTCCCCCTCACCGCGAGCGCGTTCATGACCGTAGGCGTCGCGAAGGCCGCGGGCGTGCCGACGGTCGTCGCGTGCACGCCGCCGCAGCCGAGCGGCGGCGCCAACGACGCCGTCGTCTACGCCGCGCACCTCTCCGGCGCCGACCGCATCTACGTGCTCGGCGGCGTGCAGGCGCTCGCGGCGATGGCCTACGGCCTGCTCGACGAGCTGCCCGTCGACATGATCGTCGGCGCGGGCAACGCCTTCGTCGCCGAGGCGAAGCGCCAGCTCTTCGGCACCGTCGCCATCGACCTCCTCGCCGGCCCCTCCGAGGTCGCGGTGCTCGCCGACGGCACCGCCGATCCGGTGCTCGTCGCGGCCGATCTGCTCGGCCAGGCCGAGCACGGCCCGAACTCCCCCGCCGCCCTCGTGACCACCTCGGCAGAGCTCGGCGCCGCCGTCGCCGAGGAGGTCGAGCGGCAGCTCGCCGACCTCTCGACCGCCGAGATCGCCGGCCCCGCGTGGCGCGACTACGGGTCGATCACGATCGCCGAGGACGCCGACACGGCCATCGCCCTCATGGACGATCTCGCCCCCGAGCACCTCGAGGTGCTCACCGCGGACGACGACTACTTCCACGACCGCCTCCGCAACTACGGCTCGATCTTCCTCGGCCCGTGGAGCACCGTCGCCTACTCCGACAAGGGCATGGCGGGCACGAACCACGTGCTGCCGACGGCGGGCGGCGCGAAGCACTCGGCCGGCCTCTCGGTCTCCCGCTTCCTGAAGCCCCTCACCTACCAGCGCATCGCGCGCGAGGCGACCCCGCTGCTCGCCCCGGCCGTCGAGACGATCTCGAACTCGGAGGCGATGGCGGCCCACGCGGCCACGGCCCGCCTGCGCCGCGAGCGCCTGTAG